From the genome of Primulina eburnea isolate SZY01 chromosome 12, ASM2296580v1, whole genome shotgun sequence, one region includes:
- the LOC140806697 gene encoding uncharacterized protein produces the protein MKLDDTLWAYWTAFKTPIGMSSYRIVFGKECHLPFELEHRAFWAVKKLNFNLKASDDGRKLQLNEMEEFHNDAYENARIYKEQTKKWHDKIIIRRELKPGQVLLFNSRLKLFPGKLKSRWSGPFVVETVYPHGAIELRCSDGRTFKVNGQRVKEYYGTEVRNIDNLSLGEPN, from the coding sequence ATGAAGTTGGATGATACGTTATGGGCTTATTGGACTgcattcaagacgcctattgggatgtcttCCTATAGGATAGTATTTGGGAAAGAATGTCATCTGCCGTTTGAGTTGGAGCATAGAGCATTTTGGGCTGtgaagaaattaaattttaatttgaaaGCTTCTGACGACGGTAGAAAACTGCAGTTAAATGAGATGGAGGAATTCCACAATGATGCATACGAGAATGCTAGGATCTATAAAGAACAGACCAAGAAATGGCATGACAAAATTATTATACGAAGGGAGCTCAAACCTGGACAAGTACTGCTATTCAATTCTCGTTTgaagttgtttcctggtaagctGAAATCGCGTTGGTCAGGGCCATTTGTAGTAGAAACAGTATATCCTCATGGGGCTATCGAGCTGAGATGCAGTGATGGACGAACTTTCAAGGTCAATGGACAGCGGGTTAAGGAGTACTATGGAACTGAAGTGAGGAATATTGACAATCTTAGTCTGGGTGAACCTAATTGA